TCGGAACTGGCGATCATTACTATCGGCCGTAATTCCGGAGAGGGAGGCGACCGTAAAGTAGCGGACGATTTTAATTTAGCAGCAGACGAAATAGCCCTGATTGACAACGTCAGCAAAGCTTTTCACGCTAAAGGCAAAAAAGTAGTGGTAATCCTGAATATTGGTGGGGTTATTGAAACGGCAAGCTGGAAAGACAAGGTAGATGGGATTTTGTTATCGTGGCAGCCAGGCCAGGAAGGCGGTAATTCTGTAGCCGATGTATTTTCGGGTAAGGTGAATCCTTCCGGTAAGCTTACCATGACTTTCCCGGTACAGTATACGGATACACCTTCGTCCAAAAACTGGTTGGGCACCCCGGCGGCTAATCCCGTTGAGGTGACTTATGAAGAAGGCGTATATGTAGGGTATCGTTATTACACTACTTTTAACGTAAAACCTTCTTATGAATTTGGTTATGGAAAATCCTATACACAGTTCCAGTATTCCGGAGTCAAAGTAGACCAGCCTGTATTTGCAAAACAACTTACGGTTTCGGTGACGGTAAAAAATACTGGGAAAACATCCGGTAAAGAAGTGGTGCAGCTGTATCTTTCGGCACCATCAAAAAGTATCGACAAACCAAAAGAAGAATTGAAAGCTTTTGGCAAAACCAAACTCCTGAATCCGGGAGAAAGTGAAACGCTTACGATGGTCCTCACGCCAAAAGACCTGGCTTCTTTCTTAGAAAGCAAAAGTGCCTGGATGGCGGAAGCCGGAACGTATACGGTTGGAGTAGGCGCTTCTTCATTAGACATCAAAGGAAAAGCGACATTTAAGGTACCGGAGGAAATTACGGTAGAAAAAGTAAAAAAAGCATTTGCTCCGGACGTCACCTTTATGGAGTTGAAACCGTAAATCAGGCATTACTAATTATAACAAAAGCCCTTCCGGTCCATGACCAGAAGGGCTTTGTCATTGTAAGCATTCCTATAATTTAGAGTTCGCCGATGCCACCCAGGGCGACTACTTTGTTATCGGTGATTTTGATTTCGAGGCCATGTTCGTTATCCAGGGTATAATTAATTTCCAACATTAGGGAATTAGCATCGAGTATCCGGATATAATTGAGGTCGCGGATGGCGTTGAAATGTTTTTCGGGTGTGTCAATCCCCAAAGGCGGTTGCCCGGATTTGGATTCGGTTTCATAATAGTGGGCATACAACCGTTGGTAGCGTTCAAAAGCTTTTTCTTTAATATCGGTGACGACAACGTCAATATCTCCTAAAAAGGCAGTGAATGTAGCCTGGTAGCGGTCTAAGGCTTCCAGGCTTGGGAAGTCTTCAATTTCTTCACCCTCCTCATCGAATTCGGATCCGAGGAATACCTCAATTTCATTGGGGGTAAAATGCGGAATGGTAAAATAGCGTTCGGTAGAAAATCCGGCCCATTCTTCGACAATAGTATTCCAAAAAGGATGTTGTTCCATAGTATTTCGTTTTATAATAGTTAACGGTTGTGGGGAGTGATTATTTTACAAACTGCTTTATTCCGGATTGAACTGGAAACCTTTGAGCCAATGTTTTTCATCGCGCCAGATCATCCAGCAGTACCCAATGGTAGCAGTACCCTCCATAATTTTCAATTGCATCCAGTAGCCTTTTACCTGAACGGGATAGAAACGCAGGGATTTCGATTCTTCATACCGGAGGTGTGCCCTAAACGTACGGTCTGCTTTTGGAAGTGCTGCACGGTCATACGGTTTGTCATAGAGAATTGTGGTATCATAAGCGCGGTCAAAGCTGAAAAATTCGCCTTGTGCGGCCTGTTTCCGAAAATAATCATTCCAAGTGTAAAATGTTCCGGCAGTTTTGGAAAGGTAGGCCATTTGCCCAATGCTATCAATCCGGATCTGATAACGGTTATTGCCTGTTGCGCTACAAATAAAACTCAGGCTCCCGCTTCCGCAAAGAAAAGGCAGGATGGTGCCTCTATGAAAACGATCGGGTTCGGCACAGGACATGCATTCCGGGCAGTTGGTTTGTTGCAATGTCAGTACAGTGAGGACCGATCCGGAAGTACTGTCACGGTACAAGGGAATCGGTGAAAGTTCAAAGGGAACCGTAATTTCCACCAGGCCATTGCCCAAATAATCAGGAGCTGGTGCTGCTTTCCTTTGGCAGGAATCCAGGCCTAATACCATAATAACGCTGAACAGTATAGCAAGTGAATGGTATCGTATCAGGAATCGCCCCATGAGTAATCGGGATACCATTAGCGGTATCTTCCCCAAATATAACCAAAATCAATTTATATTTAAAAACGAAAAAGCGGATTACCCTGTGGGCAATCCGCTTTTTCGAGCAGTTTATTGCCGCTTAGAAATCGGTAGATTCGGAGGTAGTTTTCCATTCTTCCAATCCCTGTTGGATCAGGACTACTTTTTGTGTGGCTCTTTTATAAGCATCACTGCCTAAAAAAAGGCGAACGGGCGGTTGCTCCAAATTGGCCAGTTCGATAAAAGCGGTTGCTGCTTTATCGGGATCTCCTGCCTGGGTGCCGTCCATGGTCAGGTAACGGGCATGAGAGGCACGTACAGTTGTATAGTCCGCAATCGGGTTGGCGGGTAAGCTGAGTGAGTCGGGAGTAAGGAAATTGGTACGGAAAGCACCAGGCTCGACAACGGTCACATGAATGCCAAATTCCGCCAGGTCTTCTGCCAGAACTTCGGAGAGTCCAACTACGGCAAATTTGGTCGCGGCATAAACGGCCCATCCGGTAGCAGCGGCAAATCCGGCGATGGAAGCAATATTGATGATATGGCCCGAACGCTGACTGCGCAACTGGGGTACGATCGCACGGATGACATTCATCGTTGCAAATACATTTACTTCAAAACTCTGCATAATCTCACTGTTTTCCAGTTCTTCAAGGGTTCCACCAATACCATACCCGGCATTGTTGACCACCACATCCACACGGCCGAAAGTAGCAATCGTTTCTTGTACCGCAGTAGCAATGCTGCTTTCACTCAGCAAGTCTACCTGTAAGGGGAGGAAATCAGAGGAAGTCGTCCCAACCGCAGCAGTAAGTGCCTCAGCCGTTCTCGAAGTCGCAGCTAGCTGATGCCCTTCCTGCAGTAGTTTTTTAACCAATGAAAGCCCCAGTCCTTTGGACGCTCCCGTAATAAACCAAACTTTTTTAGTGCTCATAACTATTTCATTTATACAAATGTACCGGGAATTTACAAAATAGGAATTGCCCCATTCAAACAGATACTTGCTAAATTCAAATAATTTTTTGGAATGTGTAAGTTGTGAGAAGTGAAAAGTAAGAAGTGAAAAGTAGAAAGGGAAAAGTAGAAAGGGAAAAGTAGGAAGGCAGATATATGTTAATACTATTAAATTGTAAAGTTATTATGCCTAAAATCAATTCGTATTGTAATTAGTTTAACTTTATCCCATCAAAACAACCAAATATTTATGAAAAATTTTAAGACAGTACTCTTTGTACTCTTGCTCGCGGTTTTAGCTCCTGCTACTGCCCAGACTAAAAAAGTAGCCGTAGTAACCTTTTATGCGGATAAACGCGTGGGCATGTCCGATTTGGGGTTGGAAGGCTTAGCTGACATCACGAGCTTACAGGACAATCCTAATTTTAACCTGCAACCGCTATTGGACGAATACCATACTCGCTTTTTTGGAACGTATGCGAAAGAATTTCCTTTTGAATTGCTTCCGGAAGCTACGGTTACCGAAAATGAAAGCTATAAAAACTTCAAAGCACAGTTCCCTACAGACGGTTCTAACGAAAGCCGTTTTACAACCTTCGCAGGATACAAAGCGATAAACAGTAACTGGGGGAAAGAAAATGAAAAAGAAATGATCAGGATTTTTAGTGAGGCGGATGGCGTATTATTCGTTTATATTAATTTTGATTTTGTGAAAGGATTTGGTATCGGTGGAACCTCGACAGTAAAAATAAAAGCCTATACCAATATTGTACTTTATAATAAAAAAGGCGAAAAAGTATTCACTATTAATGAGAATGCACAATCGAAGAAAACAGGCGTTATGGTTGGAGGTGTTCCGGTGATAAAACCGGAAAAAGTCCTGCCAATGTGCCAAAGTGCTTTAGATGAACTGATGAAAGACCTTGATAAAAGGCTACCGAAAATTATCAGTAAGACGGCTAAAAAACTATAAAAAAATAGTACTTTTCAGATCAAATAATTAATCAAAGATGCAGCAGAAGTGTTGTGCCTTTTTCATGGAATATGTTACAAATGAAACCGATATGCTAATAGACTGAAAGTAAAAACAGAACTCCTGATTTAGTAAATACAATAAAGGGATTGGCACAGCCAATCCCTTTATTTTTTAGTATAGTTCCAATTATTTAATGTTTCATCCATTTGATACGTGCCAGGGCTTCCTGGTATTGTTCGGCATAGGCACCGTCCAGCACATCATCGGTATGGCTTCCAAAATCCAGCAGTATGTTTTCCGCTCTCAGGTTACCATAGAGTGCCAAAATCTCTAATCGGCCCAGGATTTCATCCGTTTCCATATTTTGTAATTGTTGCTGTTCCAACTGATCCAAAAACTGTTTCTGGGCTTCCTGGCTTATCGTTGCAGTTATGGGTACAGGCCGCTTTCCGGATGAGGTCGGTACTCCTTTGTGGGATGTAATCGTTTCTTTCGCAAAAACAACGGATCCCCATTTCCAGGTATCATCTACCGGGAAATCAGCTTGTTCATAAATGGTGAGTGTATCGTTTTTAAATGCAGTAGTGCAACTTTGTGTAGCACCATACTCGGTAATAGAAGTACCTGTTTTGCAATCAAAAACATTAAATTCCGAAAGCACTTTATCTTCGTTAAAACCACAGACGGTAATCCCCGAACCATCGGAAAAATGATAGGCAGCTATGGGGCTATCTTTAGCAGTAGCGCCTATGCCATCATAACAATGGCAATCCCTTTGGGATACGCTTCCCTGGGGAGCATTTGCTTTTATTTCCGGGGTTGTTTTTTTGTCACAACCGGTAAAAAGGACAATCATAAAGGCCAGAAGGTAAATTTTCATTGCTATTACGGTGTTGGTGTATTGTAAAAATACACTTTCAAAAGGATTTTTAAGCCCCTATTGAACTGATTTTAAAATAAATACTATTCTTTTTTTGGATTACAATACTAATTTAGCCTCCCATTCCAGTCCACTAATGTCAGTCAGCACCAGGCGGTAGTTGCCTTTAGGGAGCGTATCGAAAGCAGTATCGGGGAAGGTCAGCGTGGCTTTTGCGCCCAAGGGCAGGATGAGGCTGTGTTTGCCCGGTTTTACTTTGGCGACATAGCGATTACTAATTGCTGATGGCGCAACTTGTGAGAGTGCTTTATGATCCTTTTCGAAGATAATGTTACCGCTTTCATCTTCAACGTGGACACCGATTAAAAAAGAACCGTATACGTCAGCACCTTCTACCCTAAAAACAGTGAATTCCAGGTTGCTATTGGTAATCGAAGCCTCAGTTACTTCTACTTTTGGTTTAACTGATTTATTGTGCAGTTCGCCATATACGCCGCCGTGAAAATACTGGTTGGTAAAGAGCGCGATAAAAAGGATCAGGAGTGATCCGGCTACAACCGGAACCTGCAGTTTCCTGATGTGTACCGGCAATATCCCGGAAGTAAGCCAGTTCCATTTTTTTTGGGCCTGTTGGGTGGCGGAAAAGAAGAGGTGGTCCAGGGAATAGTTGCCACCCCCGGAAAGAAACAGGGAAAATCCGGCTGCAATGCCCAGGATCCCAATCTGCCATTCATCCAGGCAGGTGGTACCGAGCCAACCGCTACCGAGCAGGATTCCCATAGCAAGGCTGAATACACCAATACTCATCAGGCGGGTGAATAGTCCCAGCATAAACAGCAGCCCCACAATCCCTTCCACGATTGTGAAGCCGACCATAGACCACCACAGTGCATCCGGATTGCTGACGAGGTATTCGATGATGGGTTTTATCCCCAGGGCATTCGGAAGGAAGTGGTTGAATTTTTCACCCACATAACCCGCTTCTTCGGGGTTCAGTTTGTTTTCTAATACGACGCGGCGCCAAAAGGCAGAGAAATACGTCCATCCTGTAACAAGGCGTAAAGCGAGTGTAGCCATTCCGGCATAAGAATAGGAAGTTGCAGCAGTATGCTGATCGATAGTATGCGACATGTGTGTAATTTTTGAATTTAGATATCCGTAACAAAATCATTGCTGGCAGCAGGAAGCAACCAGGCCTTAAAATTGTGGGATATCAAATCAAAAATTGTTCGTTTTTTTTATACAGGGGAACGTGTACTGTAAAGTACAGAAAAGGTACCGGTAGTGGTTTTTGCTGGTAAGATGTTGCTGTTATGGCAATGTATGTGTAGGGAACGGGATAATCATTTTGTGATTTCCGGATGCCCTGCTGATACGCTGATGGCCTTTTTGTTTCGGTTTCCACGCAAAATCCTGCAGTGGTATTTTTCTCCGATAACTCCATCACCGGAATTCCCAATTGCTGTTTGATTTCTCTCTTAGCGGTACAGGGCAGCACCAAAAATACCACTACTAACAAGAGGGCAAAAGTATGAAGGTGATGTTTAAAACGGCTGTACATGAATTTAGAAATTCGGAATAAAATCAAACTTAGCTAAAAAAATCCCGAAATCAAATGCTTTAGGGATTAATTATCAGGGCGAAGGTGCTAATTGTTGCTCTGGAGGAATTGGAATGGCAAAGTGAAATTTTTATCAACAAAAAGAAAGCAATACTGATCGCGTCAGGATAAATACGTAAATTTCAATTTCATAAAGTAAACAGTAAGCGATTTAAAATCAACTACTGATACGGAAGTCTATGCCCCACATTGC
The Flavobacterium kingsejongi genome window above contains:
- a CDS encoding DUF6985 domain-containing protein; its protein translation is MEQHPFWNTIVEEWAGFSTERYFTIPHFTPNEIEVFLGSEFDEEGEEIEDFPSLEALDRYQATFTAFLGDIDVVVTDIKEKAFERYQRLYAHYYETESKSGQPPLGIDTPEKHFNAIRDLNYIRILDANSLMLEINYTLDNEHGLEIKITDNKVVALGGIGEL
- a CDS encoding SDR family NAD(P)-dependent oxidoreductase, with amino-acid sequence MSTKKVWFITGASKGLGLSLVKKLLQEGHQLAATSRTAEALTAAVGTTSSDFLPLQVDLLSESSIATAVQETIATFGRVDVVVNNAGYGIGGTLEELENSEIMQSFEVNVFATMNVIRAIVPQLRSQRSGHIINIASIAGFAAATGWAVYAATKFAVVGLSEVLAEDLAEFGIHVTVVEPGAFRTNFLTPDSLSLPANPIADYTTVRASHARYLTMDGTQAGDPDKAATAFIELANLEQPPVRLFLGSDAYKRATQKVVLIQQGLEEWKTTSESTDF
- a CDS encoding TQO small subunit DoxD, coding for MSHTIDQHTAATSYSYAGMATLALRLVTGWTYFSAFWRRVVLENKLNPEEAGYVGEKFNHFLPNALGIKPIIEYLVSNPDALWWSMVGFTIVEGIVGLLFMLGLFTRLMSIGVFSLAMGILLGSGWLGTTCLDEWQIGILGIAAGFSLFLSGGGNYSLDHLFFSATQQAQKKWNWLTSGILPVHIRKLQVPVVAGSLLILFIALFTNQYFHGGVYGELHNKSVKPKVEVTEASITNSNLEFTVFRVEGADVYGSFLIGVHVEDESGNIIFEKDHKALSQVAPSAISNRYVAKVKPGKHSLILPLGAKATLTFPDTAFDTLPKGNYRLVLTDISGLEWEAKLVL